From one Solanum stenotomum isolate F172 chromosome 12, ASM1918654v1, whole genome shotgun sequence genomic stretch:
- the LOC125848382 gene encoding transcription factor bHLH144, whose protein sequence is MQNNYQFSPQKPFVSLEDNAAGGNIFDIPAPSVFGTMALPTGFKSSVPFHGFEFQSSEACPKNFIIFDQTDYRSQIMYHPAMASKFPYPDMNYNSTCFQDGMERKIVNNENTEVSTYLKEDSDDINALLSLEEEEHEEYDEEEVSTARTDAIYGCSSPESYSNYDCQSKKSRTSSFRKSSGSSTSNCSERKRRKLKKMVKVLKGIIPGASRMNTVTVLDEAVRYLKSLKVEVQKLGVDNLKTYA, encoded by the coding sequence ATGCAGAATAACTATCAATTTTCCCCTCAAAAGCCTTTTGTCTCTCTGGAAGACAATGCAGCTGGTGGTAATATATTCGATATTCCTGCTCCATCAGTCTTTGGTACAATGGCACTTCCTACTGGTTTCAAATCTTCTGTGCCCTTTCATGGTTTCGAATTTCAGTCCTCTGAGGCATGTCCAAAGAATTTCATCATCTTTGATCAGACTGATTACCGAAGCCAGATCATGTACCACCCTGCCATGGCCTCCAAGTTCCCATATCCTGATATGAATTATAATTCAACCTGCTTCCAAGACGGCATGGAGAGAAAAATTGTAAACAATGAGAATACAGAAGTTTCTACATATTTGAAGGAAGATTCAGATGATATAAATGCATTGCTCAGCTTGGAAGAGGAAGAACACGAggaatatgatgaagaagaggtGAGCACTGCACGCACCGATGCAATCTATGGATGCAGTTCCCCTGAATCATACTCAAACTATGATTGTCAATCCAAAAAGAGCAGAACCTCTTCTTTCAGGAAATCCTCTGGCAGTAGTACTAGCAATTGCAGTGAGAGAAAACGCCGGAAACTTAAGAAGATGGTCAAGGTATTAAAGGGAATCATCCCTGGTGCTAGCAGGATGAATACTGTCACCGTTCTTGATGAAGCTGTCAGATACCTCAAGTCACTTAAGGTGGAAGTGCAGAAGCTTGGAGTCGATAATCTGAAGACCTATGCTTGA
- the LOC125849275 gene encoding uncharacterized protein LOC125849275, which translates to MGLENLKQLTPFIKEAFQQTLLVAKFLCGIHVTNSYICTFALTQGPSMLPTFNLTGDLVLAERLSTRFEKMQRGDVVLVRSPENPRKIVIKRLMGMGGDTVRYVVDHANNGIEHTIVVPDGHVWIEGDNKFNTNDSRNFGPVPYGLVQGRVFWIVWPPEDFGSVGREVQ; encoded by the exons ATGGGTCTGGAAAATCTGAAGCAACTGACGCCTTTTATCAAAGAAGCATTTCAGCAAACACTACTCGTAGCCAAATTCCTCTGTGGTATTCATGTCACCAACAGCTACATCTGCACCTTCGCTCTC ACTCAAGGTCCAAGCATGCTTCCAACGTTTAATCTGACTGGAGATCTTGTTTTGGCTGAAAGGCTATCAACTCGGTTTGAGAAAATGCAACGTGGAGATGTGGTGCTAGTGCGTAGCCCTGAGAACCCGAGAAAAATTGTGATCAAAAGACTCATGGGTATGGGTGGTGATACTGTTAGATATGTTGTGGATCATGCTAATAATGGAATAGAACATACTATTGTG GTACCAGATGGACATGTTTGGATTGAAGGGGATAACAAATTTAATACCAACGATTCGAGGAACTTTGGACCTGTACCTTATGGACTTGTACAGGGCAGAGTCTTTTGGATT GTATGGCCTCCTGAAGATTTTGGATCAGTAGGAAGAGAAGTACAGTAA